The following coding sequences lie in one Accipiter gentilis chromosome 31, bAccGen1.1, whole genome shotgun sequence genomic window:
- the NHS gene encoding actin remodeling regulator NHS isoform X1, translated as MPFAKRTVEPQRLCRRQPAASVLEESWGAEPPPPPPRDPPPEEPGTAGEGAEAAGGGEREAAAVLMVLDLCSVSNVALSRILRQLSDVARHACTLFQEVEADIQGTHRRVRALHGRIAGLQGAVRGLDPKQEAVPVSNLDAESKLSVYYRAPWNQQRNIFLPSTRPPCVEELHHHAKQHLRALHREHRNRGDNREQKVQGPITVVAPPFPPFPAICSQKRQAIKDRHLLPFNSTRSPSPIECCHITPWSRKSHPPEDEDTDVMLGQRPKNPIHNIPSTLDKQTNWSKALPLPTPEEKMKQDAQVISSCIIPINVTGVGFDREASIRCSLVHSQSVLQRRRKLRRRKTISGIPRRVQQEIDSDESPVARERNVIVHANPDFSSSGSRRSGTRDSECQTEEILIAAPSRRRIRTQRGQSIVASLSHSAGNILVLADNGDAVFAAAVSNRIRSRSLPREGARASEGHQDATAKSAGYKAECFLAGQERIPKKGKEVLSKQGSQEHQPIGLTCPQHLHSPEHSIGERGRSRLSRMADSGSCEISSNSDTFGSPIHSISTAGVLLSSHMDQKDDHQSSSGNWSGSSSTCPSQTSETIPPAASPPLTGSSHCDSELSLNTAPNANEDSSVFITDQFGDHADKVRGHRASSFTSTVADLLDDPNNSNTSDSEWNYLHHHHDASCHQDFSPERPKADSLGCPSFTSMATYDSFLEKSPSDKADTSSHFSVDTEGYYTSMHFDCGLKGNKSYICNYAATGSESGQTGSMTSSLPDCAWQECMSHRRQGQQSISLKKPKAKPAPPKRSSSLRKSEGSTDLPDKKEPKIGGGQHISHTAREMKLPLEFSNTPSRVEGPNLPAKQELPWANQTDGELKDTPFDTADIPSFKDEGAEQPHYADLWLLNDLKSSDPYRSLSNSSTATGTTVIECIKSPESSESQTSQSGSRATTPSLPSVDNEFKLASPEKLAGLASPSSGYSSQSETPTSSFPTAFFSGPLSPGGSKRKPKVPERKSSLQQPLSKDSSTSVSKDLELPIIPPTHLDLSALHNVLSKPFAHRHQLHAFSHSKQSTAGEALHPSPPSALAITPSVLKSVHLRAVNKPEGGKQKGSTPDLLCIQETALMATDISPGKMRPLLAKKPVSRQYSTEEAIMSYIDDSPAEVGPSKLPLEKSSSFSGQNNCEQEAVTSASMGLVEIKPGKDQTHPPAERLPESTLNQTCAISTDGFQKGLAVLTGDDEAKKAGQGAETERNLQQVQAQQELSTGSKGRQEAGTVGESPAQVEGAAISDQLKHQPDVSHHVPGNIGYEAEIAAVNSLSKVASGKQENDSASGIPTKSASDDGRVDKTAGSVDEPLLKESSPSDESIMSPLSEELQADAEDVFVSPNKPRTTEDLFAVIHRSKRKVLGRKDSGDLSVRNRLRASSGTSSQPPSSSTLPTSNVPPAGSMGTPISSQRSPGLIYRNAKKSNTSNEEFKLLLLKKGSRSDSSYRMSATEILKSPILPKSPGELMADTPQSLEESPPAASPDALSPLSPCSPRVNAEGFSSKSFPMSASSRVGRSRAPPAASSSRYSVRCRLYNTPMQAISEGETENSDGSPHDDRSSQSSA; from the exons CTGTCTCCAACCTGGATGCAGAGAGCAAACTGAGTGTCTATTACCGAGCACCTTGGAATCAGCAAAGAAACATCTTCCTCCCCTCCACCAGACCACCTTGCGTGGAGGAGCTGCACCACCACGCCAAGCAGCACCTGCGAGCCTTGCACAGAG AACATCGAAACCGAGGTGATAACAGAGAGCAAAAAGTCCAAGGCCCCATCACTGTGGTggctcctccctttcctcccttccctgcaaTCTGCAGTCAAAAGAGGCAAGCGATAAAGGACCGGCACTTGCTACCA TTTAACAGCACCCGTTCGCCCTCCCCAATTGAGTGTTGCCACATCACCCCCTGGAGTAGAAAG TCCCATCCACCAGAGGACGAAGATACAGATGTCATGTTAGGGCAGAGGCCGAAAAATCCAATACATAATATCCCTTCTACACTGGATAAACAAACCAATTGGAGTAAAGCACTACCTCTCCCAACTCcagaggagaaaatgaaacaagatgCCCAAGTGATTTCTTCTTGCATTATCCCCATCAATGTCACTG GAGTTGGTTTTGACAGAGAGGCTAGTATACGCTGCTCTCTTGTTCACTCACAATCTGTACTACAGCGGAGACGAAagttgaggaggaggaaaaccatCTCTGGCATCCCCAGAAGAGTGCAACAAGAAATAG ATTCAGACGAGTCGCCGGTAGCAAGAGAGCGCAATGTGATTGTGCATGCAAACCCGGACTTCTCCAGCTCTGGCAGTAGGAGGTCGGGGACCCGGGACTCGGAGTGCCAGACGGAAGAAATCCTGATAGCGGCTCCCTCCCGGCGGCGGATCCGCACCCAGAGGGGGCAGAGCATTGTTGCCTCCCTCTCCCACTCTGCCGGCAACATCTTGGTGCTGGCAGACAACGGGGAtgctgtctttgctgctgctgtaagcAACCGCATCCGCTCGCGGAGCCTTCCTCGCGAGGGTGCCCGGGCCAGCGAGGGCCATCAGGATGCCACTGCCAAGAGTGCAGGGTACAAAGCGGAGTGCTTCCTAGCTGGCCAGGAGAGGATCccaaaaaaggggaaggaagtcTTGAGCAAGCAGGGTTCACAAGAGCACCAGCCCATCGGTTTAACTTGTCCTCAGCACCTGCACAGCCCCGAACACAGCATCGGCGAGAGGGGGAGATCGCGGCTGTCAAGGATGGCTGATTCAGGCAGCTGTGAGATTTCGTCCAACTCGGACACCTTTGGGAGCCCCATTCACTCTATCTCCACAGCAGGAGTCCTGCTCAGCAGCCACATGGACCAGAAAGATGACCACCAGTCCTCCAGCGGCAACTGGAGCGGGAGCAGCTCCACGTGTCCCTCCCAGACGTCCGAAACCATTCCTCCTGCCGCCTCTCCTCCGCTGACAGGCTCTTCACACTGTGACTCTGAGCTGTCACTCAACACTGCTCCCAATGCCAACGAGGACTCCAGTGTCTTCATCACGGACCAGTTTGGTGACCATGCCGATAAGGTCAGGGGCCACAGGGCGAGCTCCTTCACCTCCACTGTGGCAGATTTACTGGATGACCCCAACAACAGCAACACAAGCGACAGCGAGTGGAACTACCTGCACCATCACCATGACGCCTCCTGTCACCAGGACTTCAGCCCTGAGCGCCCAAAGGCTGACAGCCTGGGATGCCCCAGCTTCACCAGCATGGCCACCTATGACAGCTTCCTTGAAAAGTCCCCCTCTGACAAGGCAGACACTAGCTCACACTTTTCCGTGGATACAGAAGGATACTATACTTCCATGCACTTTGACTGCGGTCTCAAGGGTAATAAAAGCTATATTTGCAACTATGCAGCCACAGGCTCTGAGAGCGGCCAGACTGGGAGCATGACCTCCAGCTTGCCTGACTGTGCCTGGCAGGAGTGCATGAGCCACAGGAGACAGGGACAGCAGAGCATCTCACTGAAGAAACCAAAGGCAAAGCCAGCCCCACCAAAACGCAGCTCGTCTTTGAGGAAATCAGAGGGCAGCACTGATCTTCCTGACAAGAAAGAACCAAAGATTGGTGGTGGACAGCACATCTCTCACACTGCCAGGGAGATGAAGCTGCCCCTTGAGTTTTCAAACACACCCTCCCGAGTGGAAGGCCCCAACCTGCCAGCCAAGCAGGAGCTCCCCTGGGCGAACCAGACCGACGGCGAGTTAAAGGACACTCCATTTGACACTGCCGATATTCCCTCCTTTAAAGATGAAGGTGCTGAACAACCTCACTATGCAGACCTCTGGCTTCTGAACGACTTGAAATCCAGTGATCCTTACAGGTCCTTGTCCAATTCGAGCACTGCTACGGGTACTACAGTCATAGAGTGCATCAAGTCACCAGAGAGCTCTGAATCCCAGACATCCCAGTCTGGGTCACGAGCCaccaccccatccctcccttccgTTGATAACGAGTTTAAGCTGGCCTCCCCTGAGAAGCTGGCAGGGTTAGCCTCGCCCTCCAGTGGGTACTCCAGCCAGTCGGAGACACCCACCTCTTCTTTTCCGACTGCTTTCTTTTCAGGACCTTTGTCTCCAGGGGGAAGCAAGAGGAAGCCAAAAGTACCAGAGAGGAAATCGTCACTACAGCAGCCGCTCTCGAAAGACAGCAGCACCTCGGTGAGCAAAGACCTCGAACTTCCGATTATACCTCCTACTCACCTCGACCTAAGTGCTCTTCACAACGTCTTGAGTAAGCCCTTCGCTCACAGGCACCAGCTGCATGCCTTCAGCCACAgcaagcagagcacagcaggggAAGCCCTGCATCCCAGCCCTCCCTCCGCCCTTGCCATCACGCCCTCTGTTCTCAAGTCTGTCCACCTCCGGGCAGTCAACAAGCCTGAAGGAGGGAAACAGAAGGGCAGCACTCCAGACCTACTCTGCATACAGGAGACTGCCTTGATGGCAACTGACATTTCTCCAGGCAAAATGAGGCCGCTCTTAGCTAAGAAACCAGTATCACGCCAGTATTCCACGGAGGAGGCCATAATGTCATACATTGATGATTCCCCAGCAGAAGTGGGCCCCAGTAAGCTGCCTTTAGAGAAAAGCTCTTCTTTCAGTGGGCAGAATAACTGTGAGCAAGAAGCTGTAACTTCAGCCAGCATGGGCCTGGTTGAAATCAAACCTGGGAAGGACCAAACGCACCCACCTGCTGAGCGCTTGCCAGAAAGCACTCTGAATCAGACGTGTGCCATCTCCACGGATGGGTTTCAGAAGGGCTTGGCTGTCCTCACAGGTGATGACGAAGCAAAGAAAGCTGGCCAGGGAGCAGAAACAGAGCGCAACCTTCAGCAAGTGCAGGCTCAGCAAGAGCTCTCAacaggcagcaaggggaggcagGAAGCTGGGACTGTGGGCGAAAGCCCAGCTCAGGTCGAGGGAGCGGCCATCAGCGATCAGCTCAAGCACCAACCCGATGTAAGCCACCATGTGCCTGGGAATATCGGCTATGAAGCAGAGATAGCAGCAGTGAATTCACTCAGCAAAGTGGCAAGTGGCAAGCAGGAAAATGATAGCGCATCAGGTATCCCAACCAAAAGTGCCTCTGATGATGGCAGGGTGGACAAGACAGCGGGCAGCGTGGACGAGCCTTTGCTGAAAG AATCTTCTCCAAGTGACGAGTCCATCATGTCTCCGCTGAGTGAGGAGCTGCAGGCTGATGCTGAGGATGTCTTTGTGTCTCCAAACAAACCCCGCACTACGGAGGATCTGTTTGCAGTCATTCACAG ATCAAAAAGGAAAGTTCTTGGGAGAAAGGATTCTGGAGACCTTTCTGTAAGAAACAGATTGAGAGCCTCCTCTGGGACTAGCAGCCAgcccccctccagcagcacgCTGCCCACCAGCAACGTGCCACCGGCCGGTAGCATGGGCACTCCCATTAGCAGTCAGAGGTCCCCTGGGCTCATATACAGGAATGCCAAAAAGTCCAACACATCCAATGAGGAGTTTAAACTACTGCTCCTTAAAAAAGGCAGCCGATCTGATTCTAGCTACAGGATGTCCGCGACAGAAATTCTGAAAAGTCCTATTTTGCCCAAGTCTCCGGGAGAGCTGATGGCAGATACCCCCCAAAGCCTGGAGGAGTCTCCGCCTGCGGCGAGCCCTGATGCGTTGTCTCcgctctccccctgctcccccagggTCAACGCAGAAGGATTCTCCTCCAAGAGCTTTCCCATGTCAGCGTCCTCAAGAGTGGGGCGCTCACGGGCAcctccagcagccagcagcagccggTACAGCGTGCGCTGCAGGCTGTACAACACTCCGATGCAGGCCATCTCTGAAGGAGAGACGGAGAACTCGGACGGCAGCCCTCATGACGATCGGTCTTCTCAGAGCTCAGCGTAG
- the NHS gene encoding actin remodeling regulator NHS isoform X4 produces MLGQRPKNPIHNIPSTLDKQTNWSKALPLPTPEEKMKQDAQVISSCIIPINVTGVGFDREASIRCSLVHSQSVLQRRRKLRRRKTISGIPRRVQQEIDSDESPVARERNVIVHANPDFSSSGSRRSGTRDSECQTEEILIAAPSRRRIRTQRGQSIVASLSHSAGNILVLADNGDAVFAAAVSNRIRSRSLPREGARASEGHQDATAKSAGYKAECFLAGQERIPKKGKEVLSKQGSQEHQPIGLTCPQHLHSPEHSIGERGRSRLSRMADSGSCEISSNSDTFGSPIHSISTAGVLLSSHMDQKDDHQSSSGNWSGSSSTCPSQTSETIPPAASPPLTGSSHCDSELSLNTAPNANEDSSVFITDQFGDHADKVRGHRASSFTSTVADLLDDPNNSNTSDSEWNYLHHHHDASCHQDFSPERPKADSLGCPSFTSMATYDSFLEKSPSDKADTSSHFSVDTEGYYTSMHFDCGLKGNKSYICNYAATGSESGQTGSMTSSLPDCAWQECMSHRRQGQQSISLKKPKAKPAPPKRSSSLRKSEGSTDLPDKKEPKIGGGQHISHTAREMKLPLEFSNTPSRVEGPNLPAKQELPWANQTDGELKDTPFDTADIPSFKDEGAEQPHYADLWLLNDLKSSDPYRSLSNSSTATGTTVIECIKSPESSESQTSQSGSRATTPSLPSVDNEFKLASPEKLAGLASPSSGYSSQSETPTSSFPTAFFSGPLSPGGSKRKPKVPERKSSLQQPLSKDSSTSVSKDLELPIIPPTHLDLSALHNVLSKPFAHRHQLHAFSHSKQSTAGEALHPSPPSALAITPSVLKSVHLRAVNKPEGGKQKGSTPDLLCIQETALMATDISPGKMRPLLAKKPVSRQYSTEEAIMSYIDDSPAEVGPSKLPLEKSSSFSGQNNCEQEAVTSASMGLVEIKPGKDQTHPPAERLPESTLNQTCAISTDGFQKGLAVLTGDDEAKKAGQGAETERNLQQVQAQQELSTGSKGRQEAGTVGESPAQVEGAAISDQLKHQPDVSHHVPGNIGYEAEIAAVNSLSKVASGKQENDSASGIPTKSASDDGRVDKTAGSVDEPLLKESSPSDESIMSPLSEELQADAEDVFVSPNKPRTTEDLFAVIHRSKRKVLGRKDSGDLSVRNRLRASSGTSSQPPSSSTLPTSNVPPAGSMGTPISSQRSPGLIYRNAKKSNTSNEEFKLLLLKKGSRSDSSYRMSATEILKSPILPKSPGELMADTPQSLEESPPAASPDALSPLSPCSPRVNAEGFSSKSFPMSASSRVGRSRAPPAASSSRYSVRCRLYNTPMQAISEGETENSDGSPHDDRSSQSSA; encoded by the exons ATGTTAGGGCAGAGGCCGAAAAATCCAATACATAATATCCCTTCTACACTGGATAAACAAACCAATTGGAGTAAAGCACTACCTCTCCCAACTCcagaggagaaaatgaaacaagatgCCCAAGTGATTTCTTCTTGCATTATCCCCATCAATGTCACTG GAGTTGGTTTTGACAGAGAGGCTAGTATACGCTGCTCTCTTGTTCACTCACAATCTGTACTACAGCGGAGACGAAagttgaggaggaggaaaaccatCTCTGGCATCCCCAGAAGAGTGCAACAAGAAATAG ATTCAGACGAGTCGCCGGTAGCAAGAGAGCGCAATGTGATTGTGCATGCAAACCCGGACTTCTCCAGCTCTGGCAGTAGGAGGTCGGGGACCCGGGACTCGGAGTGCCAGACGGAAGAAATCCTGATAGCGGCTCCCTCCCGGCGGCGGATCCGCACCCAGAGGGGGCAGAGCATTGTTGCCTCCCTCTCCCACTCTGCCGGCAACATCTTGGTGCTGGCAGACAACGGGGAtgctgtctttgctgctgctgtaagcAACCGCATCCGCTCGCGGAGCCTTCCTCGCGAGGGTGCCCGGGCCAGCGAGGGCCATCAGGATGCCACTGCCAAGAGTGCAGGGTACAAAGCGGAGTGCTTCCTAGCTGGCCAGGAGAGGATCccaaaaaaggggaaggaagtcTTGAGCAAGCAGGGTTCACAAGAGCACCAGCCCATCGGTTTAACTTGTCCTCAGCACCTGCACAGCCCCGAACACAGCATCGGCGAGAGGGGGAGATCGCGGCTGTCAAGGATGGCTGATTCAGGCAGCTGTGAGATTTCGTCCAACTCGGACACCTTTGGGAGCCCCATTCACTCTATCTCCACAGCAGGAGTCCTGCTCAGCAGCCACATGGACCAGAAAGATGACCACCAGTCCTCCAGCGGCAACTGGAGCGGGAGCAGCTCCACGTGTCCCTCCCAGACGTCCGAAACCATTCCTCCTGCCGCCTCTCCTCCGCTGACAGGCTCTTCACACTGTGACTCTGAGCTGTCACTCAACACTGCTCCCAATGCCAACGAGGACTCCAGTGTCTTCATCACGGACCAGTTTGGTGACCATGCCGATAAGGTCAGGGGCCACAGGGCGAGCTCCTTCACCTCCACTGTGGCAGATTTACTGGATGACCCCAACAACAGCAACACAAGCGACAGCGAGTGGAACTACCTGCACCATCACCATGACGCCTCCTGTCACCAGGACTTCAGCCCTGAGCGCCCAAAGGCTGACAGCCTGGGATGCCCCAGCTTCACCAGCATGGCCACCTATGACAGCTTCCTTGAAAAGTCCCCCTCTGACAAGGCAGACACTAGCTCACACTTTTCCGTGGATACAGAAGGATACTATACTTCCATGCACTTTGACTGCGGTCTCAAGGGTAATAAAAGCTATATTTGCAACTATGCAGCCACAGGCTCTGAGAGCGGCCAGACTGGGAGCATGACCTCCAGCTTGCCTGACTGTGCCTGGCAGGAGTGCATGAGCCACAGGAGACAGGGACAGCAGAGCATCTCACTGAAGAAACCAAAGGCAAAGCCAGCCCCACCAAAACGCAGCTCGTCTTTGAGGAAATCAGAGGGCAGCACTGATCTTCCTGACAAGAAAGAACCAAAGATTGGTGGTGGACAGCACATCTCTCACACTGCCAGGGAGATGAAGCTGCCCCTTGAGTTTTCAAACACACCCTCCCGAGTGGAAGGCCCCAACCTGCCAGCCAAGCAGGAGCTCCCCTGGGCGAACCAGACCGACGGCGAGTTAAAGGACACTCCATTTGACACTGCCGATATTCCCTCCTTTAAAGATGAAGGTGCTGAACAACCTCACTATGCAGACCTCTGGCTTCTGAACGACTTGAAATCCAGTGATCCTTACAGGTCCTTGTCCAATTCGAGCACTGCTACGGGTACTACAGTCATAGAGTGCATCAAGTCACCAGAGAGCTCTGAATCCCAGACATCCCAGTCTGGGTCACGAGCCaccaccccatccctcccttccgTTGATAACGAGTTTAAGCTGGCCTCCCCTGAGAAGCTGGCAGGGTTAGCCTCGCCCTCCAGTGGGTACTCCAGCCAGTCGGAGACACCCACCTCTTCTTTTCCGACTGCTTTCTTTTCAGGACCTTTGTCTCCAGGGGGAAGCAAGAGGAAGCCAAAAGTACCAGAGAGGAAATCGTCACTACAGCAGCCGCTCTCGAAAGACAGCAGCACCTCGGTGAGCAAAGACCTCGAACTTCCGATTATACCTCCTACTCACCTCGACCTAAGTGCTCTTCACAACGTCTTGAGTAAGCCCTTCGCTCACAGGCACCAGCTGCATGCCTTCAGCCACAgcaagcagagcacagcaggggAAGCCCTGCATCCCAGCCCTCCCTCCGCCCTTGCCATCACGCCCTCTGTTCTCAAGTCTGTCCACCTCCGGGCAGTCAACAAGCCTGAAGGAGGGAAACAGAAGGGCAGCACTCCAGACCTACTCTGCATACAGGAGACTGCCTTGATGGCAACTGACATTTCTCCAGGCAAAATGAGGCCGCTCTTAGCTAAGAAACCAGTATCACGCCAGTATTCCACGGAGGAGGCCATAATGTCATACATTGATGATTCCCCAGCAGAAGTGGGCCCCAGTAAGCTGCCTTTAGAGAAAAGCTCTTCTTTCAGTGGGCAGAATAACTGTGAGCAAGAAGCTGTAACTTCAGCCAGCATGGGCCTGGTTGAAATCAAACCTGGGAAGGACCAAACGCACCCACCTGCTGAGCGCTTGCCAGAAAGCACTCTGAATCAGACGTGTGCCATCTCCACGGATGGGTTTCAGAAGGGCTTGGCTGTCCTCACAGGTGATGACGAAGCAAAGAAAGCTGGCCAGGGAGCAGAAACAGAGCGCAACCTTCAGCAAGTGCAGGCTCAGCAAGAGCTCTCAacaggcagcaaggggaggcagGAAGCTGGGACTGTGGGCGAAAGCCCAGCTCAGGTCGAGGGAGCGGCCATCAGCGATCAGCTCAAGCACCAACCCGATGTAAGCCACCATGTGCCTGGGAATATCGGCTATGAAGCAGAGATAGCAGCAGTGAATTCACTCAGCAAAGTGGCAAGTGGCAAGCAGGAAAATGATAGCGCATCAGGTATCCCAACCAAAAGTGCCTCTGATGATGGCAGGGTGGACAAGACAGCGGGCAGCGTGGACGAGCCTTTGCTGAAAG AATCTTCTCCAAGTGACGAGTCCATCATGTCTCCGCTGAGTGAGGAGCTGCAGGCTGATGCTGAGGATGTCTTTGTGTCTCCAAACAAACCCCGCACTACGGAGGATCTGTTTGCAGTCATTCACAG ATCAAAAAGGAAAGTTCTTGGGAGAAAGGATTCTGGAGACCTTTCTGTAAGAAACAGATTGAGAGCCTCCTCTGGGACTAGCAGCCAgcccccctccagcagcacgCTGCCCACCAGCAACGTGCCACCGGCCGGTAGCATGGGCACTCCCATTAGCAGTCAGAGGTCCCCTGGGCTCATATACAGGAATGCCAAAAAGTCCAACACATCCAATGAGGAGTTTAAACTACTGCTCCTTAAAAAAGGCAGCCGATCTGATTCTAGCTACAGGATGTCCGCGACAGAAATTCTGAAAAGTCCTATTTTGCCCAAGTCTCCGGGAGAGCTGATGGCAGATACCCCCCAAAGCCTGGAGGAGTCTCCGCCTGCGGCGAGCCCTGATGCGTTGTCTCcgctctccccctgctcccccagggTCAACGCAGAAGGATTCTCCTCCAAGAGCTTTCCCATGTCAGCGTCCTCAAGAGTGGGGCGCTCACGGGCAcctccagcagccagcagcagccggTACAGCGTGCGCTGCAGGCTGTACAACACTCCGATGCAGGCCATCTCTGAAGGAGAGACGGAGAACTCGGACGGCAGCCCTCATGACGATCGGTCTTCTCAGAGCTCAGCGTAG